One region of Clavibacter michiganensis subsp. tessellarius genomic DNA includes:
- a CDS encoding TrmH family RNA methyltransferase — protein sequence MHIHRIEDLDSPGLEDYSRLTDVALRRVSEPAGGLYIAESTKVMGRALAAGHVPRSVLLQEQWLDDVAPLLEAFPDVPVFVGEAAVLERLTGYNLHRGALAAMHRPPLPAVAEVLRDARRVVVLEDVVDHTNVGAIFRAVAGIGADAVLITPRCADPLYRRSVRVSMGTVLQVPWTRLPEWPEAVTLLHEAGFHLAALALEDDAVTLDAFAADPPERIALVLGTEGDGLSRAALRHADSTVVIPMLHGVDSLNVAAASAVALYALRVPA from the coding sequence GTGCACATCCACCGCATCGAGGACCTCGACTCCCCGGGGCTCGAGGACTACTCCCGGCTCACCGACGTGGCGCTCCGCCGCGTCAGCGAGCCGGCGGGCGGCCTCTACATCGCCGAGTCGACCAAGGTCATGGGACGCGCGCTCGCGGCGGGTCACGTGCCCCGCTCCGTGCTCCTGCAGGAGCAGTGGCTCGACGACGTGGCGCCGCTCCTCGAGGCCTTCCCGGACGTCCCCGTCTTCGTGGGCGAGGCCGCGGTGCTCGAGCGGCTCACCGGGTACAACCTGCACCGCGGGGCGCTCGCCGCCATGCACCGGCCGCCGCTGCCCGCGGTCGCCGAGGTGCTGCGCGACGCCCGACGCGTGGTCGTGCTCGAGGACGTCGTCGACCACACGAACGTCGGCGCCATCTTCCGCGCGGTCGCCGGCATCGGGGCCGACGCCGTGCTCATCACCCCGCGCTGCGCCGACCCGCTCTACCGCCGGAGCGTCCGGGTCAGCATGGGCACCGTGCTGCAGGTGCCGTGGACCCGCCTGCCCGAGTGGCCGGAGGCCGTGACGCTCCTGCACGAGGCCGGCTTCCACCTCGCCGCGCTCGCCCTGGAGGACGACGCCGTGACGCTCGACGCCTTCGCGGCGGATCCGCCGGAGCGGATCGCGCTCGTCCTCGGCACCGAGGGCGACGGCCTCAGCCGCGCCGCGCTCCGCCACGCCGACTCGACGGTCGTCATCCCGATGCTGCACGGCGTGGACTCGCTCAACGTCGCCGCCGCGAGCGCCGTCGCGCTCTACGCGCTCCGGGTGCCCGCGTGA
- a CDS encoding Sir2 family NAD-dependent protein deacetylase, producing the protein MSTALRDDPLPPAGSTVAEAVDLMRGRRTAVLTGAGLSTDSGIPDYRGEGAPKRNPMTFQQFRSEGDDFRRRYWAGGHLGWKAFSSARPNDGHAALADLEGAGVVSGLVTQNVDGLHERAGSRRVVDLHGSLDRVLCLDCGQAYARSAIADRISAENPWLDQPDAVELNPDGDAQVHDVDRFRIPVCSVCGGMLKPDVVFFGELVPTERFQEASAIVSDADVLLIAGSSLAVNSGIRLLELARRSRMPIVILNRGITKGDTRATVRLEGGTSETLRAIATELAA; encoded by the coding sequence ATGAGCACCGCTCTCCGCGACGATCCCCTGCCCCCCGCGGGATCCACCGTGGCCGAGGCCGTCGACCTGATGCGCGGCCGCCGCACGGCGGTCCTCACGGGCGCGGGCCTCAGCACCGACTCGGGCATCCCCGACTACCGCGGCGAGGGCGCCCCGAAGCGGAACCCGATGACGTTCCAGCAGTTCCGCAGCGAGGGCGACGACTTCCGCCGCCGCTACTGGGCGGGAGGCCACCTCGGCTGGAAGGCCTTCAGCTCGGCGCGGCCCAACGACGGGCACGCCGCGCTCGCCGACCTGGAGGGCGCCGGCGTCGTGTCGGGCCTCGTGACCCAGAACGTCGACGGCCTGCACGAGCGCGCCGGCTCCCGCCGCGTGGTGGACCTGCACGGATCCCTCGACCGCGTCCTCTGCCTCGACTGCGGCCAGGCCTACGCCCGGTCGGCGATCGCCGACCGCATCAGCGCCGAGAACCCCTGGCTCGACCAGCCCGACGCGGTGGAGCTGAACCCCGACGGCGACGCGCAGGTGCACGACGTCGACCGCTTCCGGATCCCGGTCTGCAGCGTCTGCGGCGGCATGCTCAAGCCCGACGTGGTCTTCTTCGGCGAGCTCGTGCCCACCGAGCGCTTCCAGGAGGCGAGCGCCATCGTCTCCGACGCGGACGTGCTCCTCATCGCCGGGTCCTCGCTCGCCGTGAACTCCGGCATCCGCCTGCTCGAGCTCGCGCGGAGGAGCCGCATGCCGATCGTGATCCTCAACCGCGGCATCACCAAGGGCGACACCCGCGCCACCGTGCGCCTCGAGGGCGGCACCAGCGAGACCCTCCGCGCCATCGCGACGGAGCTCGCCGCGTGA
- a CDS encoding histidine phosphatase family protein, with protein sequence MTRIVLVRHGRTAWNVERRVQGSSDIPLDDTGRAQAATAGALLAEAVRGGPGWDAVYASPLGRAFETASIIVEHLALGGSPSAGPRPEPALAERRYGLAEGLTHSEIEARFPDGDVPGRETVESVTERAGGALLRLAEEHPGGSLVVVSHGGVIAALARSLDASLTGRPGPMIENGSAHTFGVVDGTLSLLRFGGVAELAASVPSSDARPA encoded by the coding sequence GTGACCCGCATCGTGCTCGTCCGCCACGGCCGGACCGCGTGGAACGTGGAGCGCCGCGTGCAGGGGTCGAGCGACATCCCCCTCGACGACACCGGCCGGGCGCAGGCGGCCACCGCGGGCGCGCTGCTCGCGGAGGCGGTCCGCGGCGGACCCGGGTGGGACGCCGTGTACGCCAGCCCACTCGGGCGCGCGTTCGAGACGGCGTCGATCATCGTCGAGCACCTCGCGCTCGGCGGCTCCCCCAGCGCCGGTCCCCGTCCGGAGCCGGCGCTCGCGGAGCGCCGCTACGGCCTCGCCGAGGGCCTCACGCACTCCGAGATCGAGGCGCGCTTCCCGGACGGCGACGTCCCCGGCCGCGAGACCGTCGAGTCCGTCACGGAGCGGGCCGGCGGCGCGCTGCTGCGCCTCGCCGAGGAGCACCCGGGCGGCTCGCTCGTCGTCGTGTCGCACGGCGGGGTGATCGCCGCGCTCGCCCGCAGCCTCGACGCCTCGCTCACCGGCCGCCCCGGCCCCATGATCGAGAACGGCTCGGCGCACACCTTCGGCGTGGTCGACGGGACGCTGTCTCTGCTGCGGTTCGGCGGCGTCGCGGAGCTCGCGGCCTCCGTGCCGTCGTCGGACGCCCGCCCCGCCTGA
- a CDS encoding glycosyltransferase family 4 protein yields the protein MRLVFDCRYTRLGRHDGISRYGAELVARLGERFDVTMLISDHRQLELLPDLPWQLVSAPTGASEPWVARRVRRLRPDVVYSPMQTMGSRGRDYPLVLTLHDLIYYRHRRPPRDLPVGVRALWRAFHLAWWPQRLLLDRADAIVTVSETTRGLIRRHRLTSRPVVVVPNAAELAPAPDGVPDGPREAPAERTLVYMGSYMPYKNVDALVRAADDLPEHELHLMSRVSAPERARLEELADGARLVFRDGASDAEYARTLRRATALLTASRDEGFGIPVIEAMSVGLPVVVSDIPIFREIGGDAAIYVDPEDPEGFAAAVRSLDDPAEWRRRSAACVARAAAYDWDRSAVALGDLLEQVARARHPAA from the coding sequence GTGAGGCTCGTGTTCGACTGCCGGTACACGCGCCTCGGGCGCCACGACGGGATCAGCCGCTACGGCGCCGAGCTCGTCGCGCGGCTCGGGGAGCGCTTCGACGTGACCATGCTCATCAGCGACCACCGGCAGCTCGAGCTCCTGCCCGACCTGCCGTGGCAGCTCGTGAGCGCGCCGACGGGGGCGTCGGAGCCGTGGGTCGCCCGACGCGTGCGGCGGCTGCGGCCCGACGTGGTCTACAGCCCGATGCAGACGATGGGCTCCCGCGGCCGCGACTACCCGCTCGTGCTCACGCTGCACGACCTCATCTACTACCGCCACCGGCGCCCGCCGCGCGACCTCCCCGTCGGGGTGCGCGCCCTGTGGCGCGCCTTCCACCTCGCCTGGTGGCCCCAGCGCCTGCTGCTCGACCGGGCGGACGCGATCGTGACGGTGTCCGAGACGACGCGCGGGCTGATCCGCCGGCACCGGCTCACCTCCCGCCCCGTCGTCGTCGTGCCCAACGCCGCGGAGCTCGCGCCGGCGCCCGACGGCGTGCCCGACGGGCCGCGTGAGGCGCCCGCCGAGCGGACGCTCGTGTACATGGGCTCGTACATGCCGTACAAGAACGTCGACGCCCTGGTGCGCGCCGCGGACGACCTGCCCGAGCACGAGCTCCACCTGATGAGCCGCGTCTCCGCCCCCGAGCGCGCGCGGCTCGAGGAGCTGGCCGACGGCGCGCGCCTCGTCTTCCGCGACGGCGCGAGCGACGCCGAGTACGCCCGGACGCTCCGGCGCGCCACCGCGCTCCTCACGGCGTCGCGCGACGAGGGCTTCGGCATCCCCGTCATCGAGGCGATGAGCGTCGGGCTCCCCGTGGTGGTCAGCGACATCCCGATCTTCCGCGAGATCGGCGGGGACGCCGCGATCTACGTCGACCCGGAGGATCCCGAGGGCTTCGCGGCCGCGGTCCGCTCCCTCGACGACCCCGCGGAGTGGCGCCGTCGCTCCGCCGCGTGCGTCGCCCGGGCCGCGGCCTACGACTGGGACCGCTCGGCCGTCGCGCTCGGGGACCTGCTCGAGCAGGTCGCGCGGGCGCGGCACCCGGCGGCCTGA
- a CDS encoding alpha/beta fold hydrolase, translating into MNVPSPYAPQLDRIPVVRRTADLLGSRTAWWEYGPADARDVLVVVHGFRGDHHGLEPVVAQLPGVRILSPDLPGFGDSAPLADARHDIPGYAAWLRAFVDATGTRHATVLGHSFGSIVVTAALADGLPNPRAILVNPIAAPALEGPRGILTRLAVLYYRAAAVLPERAGFGLLRNRAIVRVMSEAMAKTRDRGLRRWINDQHDRFFSAFGDRRVVLEAFRASVSSDASTYAPRVRVPVLLVAAERDDITPVAAQHRLRGLFADARLEVIPRVGHLIHYETPREAAGFIRAFLDEGSAS; encoded by the coding sequence ATGAACGTCCCCTCTCCCTACGCCCCGCAGCTCGACCGGATCCCCGTCGTCCGGCGCACCGCCGACCTCCTCGGGAGCCGCACGGCGTGGTGGGAGTACGGACCCGCCGACGCGCGCGACGTGCTCGTGGTCGTGCACGGGTTCCGCGGCGACCACCACGGGCTCGAGCCCGTGGTCGCGCAGCTGCCCGGGGTGCGGATCCTCTCTCCCGACCTGCCCGGCTTCGGCGACTCGGCGCCGCTCGCGGACGCCCGGCACGACATCCCCGGGTACGCCGCCTGGCTCCGCGCGTTCGTCGACGCCACGGGCACGCGCCACGCGACCGTGCTCGGGCACTCCTTCGGCTCCATCGTCGTCACGGCCGCGCTCGCGGACGGCCTGCCGAACCCGCGGGCGATCCTCGTGAACCCGATCGCCGCGCCCGCCCTCGAGGGGCCGCGCGGGATCCTCACCCGGCTCGCCGTGCTCTACTACCGCGCCGCCGCCGTCCTCCCCGAGCGCGCGGGCTTCGGCCTGCTGCGCAACCGCGCGATCGTGCGCGTGATGAGCGAGGCCATGGCGAAGACGCGCGACCGGGGGCTCCGCCGCTGGATCAACGACCAGCACGACAGGTTCTTCAGCGCGTTCGGCGACCGCCGGGTCGTGCTCGAGGCCTTCCGGGCGTCCGTGTCCTCCGACGCGAGCACCTACGCGCCCCGGGTCCGCGTGCCCGTGCTGCTCGTCGCGGCCGAGCGCGACGACATCACGCCCGTCGCGGCCCAGCACCGGCTGCGCGGGCTGTTCGCGGACGCGCGCCTCGAGGTCATCCCGCGCGTCGGGCACCTGATCCACTACGAGACGCCCCGGGAGGCCGCCGGCTTCATCCGCGCGTTCCTCGACGAGGGGAGCGCGTCGTGA
- the treS gene encoding maltose alpha-D-glucosyltransferase, with protein sequence MSFTAPITLPGLTLDKQWYKRSVFYEVMIRSFVDSNGDGTGDIQGLISKLDYLQWLGIDGLWIPPFFQSPLRDGGYDISDYMSVLPEFGTLDDFKELVTKSHERNMRIVIDLVMNHTSDQHEWFQQSRSDPDGPYGDFYVWSDTDEKYEDIRVIFVDTEESNWTFDPVRRQFFFHRFFSHQPDLNFDNPKVHEAIYGVIRHWLDMGVDGLRLDAIPYLYETEEGNGEGEPATHEFLKRLRAMVDEEYPGRILIAEANQWPREVSAFLGTEEEPECHMAFDFPIMPRIFYSLRSQTADELKRIMSETFEIPDAAAWGVFLRNHDELTLEMVSEEYRQAMYGWYAYDPRMRVNIGIRRRLAPLLDNSRAELELVHALLFSLPGSPFLYYGDEIGMGDNIWLPDRDASRTPMQWTPDRNAGFSTADPGKLYLPVVQSLVYNYAQINVESQLAQSRSLLHWVRNVIHVRKAHPVFGQGTIRVLPTDHESVLAFVRSYEGSGTHFGDRAEDVLCVFSFAHNPVSVTIDASDFAGSQLYDLFGGGVFPTVGDDGRLTLTLATQSFYWLHMGAPAIGGRP encoded by the coding sequence GTGAGCTTCACCGCCCCCATCACCCTGCCCGGCCTCACCCTCGACAAGCAGTGGTACAAGCGCTCCGTCTTCTACGAGGTGATGATCCGCTCCTTCGTCGACTCGAACGGCGACGGCACGGGCGACATCCAGGGCCTCATCTCCAAGCTCGACTACCTGCAGTGGCTCGGCATCGACGGCCTCTGGATCCCGCCCTTCTTCCAGTCCCCGCTCCGCGACGGCGGCTACGACATCAGCGACTACATGTCGGTGCTGCCCGAGTTCGGCACCCTCGACGACTTCAAGGAGCTCGTCACCAAGTCCCACGAGCGCAACATGCGCATCGTGATCGACCTCGTGATGAACCACACCTCCGACCAGCACGAGTGGTTCCAGCAGTCCCGGTCCGACCCCGACGGCCCCTACGGCGACTTCTACGTCTGGAGCGACACCGACGAGAAGTACGAGGACATCCGCGTCATCTTCGTCGACACCGAGGAGTCCAACTGGACCTTCGACCCGGTGCGCCGCCAGTTCTTCTTCCACCGCTTCTTCTCGCACCAGCCCGACCTCAACTTCGACAACCCCAAGGTGCACGAGGCCATCTACGGCGTCATCCGCCACTGGCTCGACATGGGCGTCGACGGCCTCCGCCTCGACGCGATCCCGTACCTCTACGAGACCGAGGAGGGCAACGGCGAGGGCGAGCCCGCGACGCACGAGTTCCTCAAGCGCCTCCGCGCGATGGTCGACGAGGAGTACCCGGGCCGCATCCTCATCGCCGAGGCGAACCAGTGGCCGCGCGAGGTGTCCGCGTTCCTCGGCACCGAGGAGGAGCCGGAGTGCCACATGGCGTTCGACTTCCCGATCATGCCGCGCATCTTCTACTCGCTCCGCTCGCAGACGGCGGACGAGCTGAAGCGGATCATGAGCGAGACGTTCGAGATCCCCGACGCCGCCGCGTGGGGCGTCTTCCTCCGCAACCACGACGAGCTGACGCTCGAGATGGTGAGCGAGGAGTACCGGCAGGCGATGTACGGCTGGTACGCGTACGACCCGCGCATGCGCGTCAACATCGGCATCCGGCGCCGCCTGGCTCCGCTGCTCGACAACTCGCGCGCCGAGCTCGAGCTCGTGCACGCCCTCCTGTTCTCGCTCCCCGGCAGCCCGTTCCTCTACTACGGGGACGAGATCGGCATGGGCGACAACATCTGGCTGCCGGACCGCGACGCGTCGCGCACGCCCATGCAGTGGACCCCCGACCGCAACGCCGGGTTCTCCACGGCCGACCCGGGCAAGCTCTACCTGCCCGTCGTGCAGTCGCTCGTCTACAACTACGCGCAGATCAACGTGGAGTCGCAGCTCGCCCAGTCCCGCTCCCTCCTGCACTGGGTGCGGAACGTCATCCACGTGCGGAAGGCGCACCCGGTCTTCGGTCAGGGCACCATCCGCGTGCTGCCGACCGACCACGAGAGCGTCCTCGCGTTCGTGCGCTCGTACGAGGGCAGCGGCACCCACTTCGGCGACCGCGCCGAGGACGTGCTCTGCGTCTTCTCGTTCGCGCACAACCCGGTGTCCGTCACGATCGACGCGTCCGACTTCGCGGGCTCCCAGCTCTACGACCTCTTCGGCGGCGGCGTCTTCCCGACGGTCGGCGACGACGGCCGGCTCACCCTCACCCTCGCCACGCAGAGCTTCTACTGGCTCCACATGGGTGCGCCCGCCATCGGCGGTCGCCCGTAG
- a CDS encoding 3'-5' exonuclease, giving the protein MSSRWHHSLASFDLETTGVDVETARIVTACIVVLDADGEVTERHDWLADPGVEIPAGAAAIHGVTTERARAEGRDAAAVVLEIVTTIREVFARGLALVVYNAPYDLTLLNREAVRHGVEPLRDTGPVIDPLVIDKAVDTYRRGKRTLSVAAEHYGVRLDDAHDAGADAIAAGRVAQAIAGRYADQLDIPVLDLHDRQVDWSRVQAESFQDYMRRTRDPAFTTSGAWPERHADS; this is encoded by the coding sequence ATGAGCTCCCGCTGGCACCACTCCCTCGCCTCCTTCGACCTCGAGACGACGGGGGTGGACGTCGAGACCGCGCGCATCGTCACGGCGTGCATCGTCGTGCTCGACGCCGACGGGGAGGTCACCGAACGGCACGACTGGCTGGCGGATCCCGGCGTCGAGATCCCCGCGGGCGCCGCCGCCATCCACGGCGTCACCACGGAGCGCGCCCGCGCCGAGGGACGCGACGCCGCCGCCGTCGTGCTCGAGATCGTCACGACCATCCGCGAGGTGTTCGCCCGCGGCCTCGCGCTCGTGGTCTACAACGCGCCGTACGACCTCACGCTCCTCAACCGGGAGGCCGTGCGTCACGGCGTCGAGCCGCTCCGCGACACCGGCCCCGTCATCGACCCCCTCGTCATCGACAAGGCGGTCGACACCTACCGCCGCGGCAAGCGCACGCTGTCCGTCGCCGCCGAGCACTACGGCGTGCGGCTCGACGACGCGCACGACGCGGGCGCCGACGCCATCGCCGCCGGCCGCGTCGCGCAGGCCATCGCCGGCCGGTACGCCGACCAGCTCGACATCCCCGTGCTCGACCTCCACGACCGCCAGGTGGACTGGTCCCGCGTGCAGGCGGAGAGCTTCCAGGACTACATGCGCCGCACGCGCGACCCCGCGTTCACGACCTCGGGCGCCTGGCCCGAGCGCCACGCCGACAGCTGA
- a CDS encoding type B 50S ribosomal protein L31 translates to MKTDIHPKYAPVVFRDLASGATFLTRSTVSSSKTIVWEDGVEYAVIDVEISSESHPFYTGKQRIMDSAGRVEKFNSRYANFGTKK, encoded by the coding sequence ATGAAGACCGACATCCACCCCAAGTACGCCCCCGTCGTCTTCCGCGACCTCGCCTCCGGCGCGACCTTCCTCACGCGCTCCACCGTGAGCAGCTCCAAGACCATCGTCTGGGAGGACGGCGTCGAGTACGCGGTCATCGACGTCGAGATCTCGAGCGAGTCGCACCCGTTCTACACGGGCAAGCAGCGCATCATGGACTCCGCCGGCCGCGTCGAGAAGTTCAACTCGCGCTACGCGAACTTCGGCACCAAGAAGTAG
- a CDS encoding ABC transporter ATP-binding protein: MSHVLSLSGVSFVRNGTTILDHVDWTVDGDERWVVLGPNGAGKTSLLQIASAMAHPSSGTATVLDHELGRVDVFELRSRIGFASTAMARRIPADETVLDVVLTAAYSVTGRWNEDYEDIDVRRAQRVLAEWRLDHLEQRRFGTLSDGEQKRVQIARSIMTDPELLLLDEPAASLDLGAREELLQLLGGYASAPEAPGIVMVTHHVEEIPRGFTHGLLLRDGAVVAAGPLADVITADNLGRTFRLELEVTQDDGRFTARAVRR; the protein is encoded by the coding sequence ATGAGCCACGTCCTCTCCCTGTCCGGAGTGTCCTTCGTCCGGAACGGGACGACCATCCTCGACCACGTGGACTGGACCGTCGACGGCGACGAGCGCTGGGTCGTCCTCGGCCCGAACGGCGCCGGCAAGACGAGCCTCCTGCAGATCGCCTCGGCGATGGCGCACCCGTCCTCCGGCACGGCCACCGTCCTCGACCACGAGCTGGGCCGCGTCGACGTCTTCGAGCTGCGCTCGCGCATCGGCTTCGCCTCCACCGCGATGGCGCGCCGCATCCCCGCCGACGAGACCGTGCTCGACGTCGTGCTCACGGCCGCGTACTCGGTCACCGGCCGCTGGAACGAGGACTACGAGGACATCGACGTGCGCCGCGCGCAGCGCGTCCTCGCCGAGTGGCGCCTCGACCACCTCGAGCAGCGCCGGTTCGGCACGCTGAGCGACGGCGAGCAGAAGCGCGTGCAGATCGCCCGCTCGATCATGACCGACCCCGAGCTCCTGCTCCTCGACGAGCCCGCCGCGAGCCTCGACCTCGGCGCGCGCGAGGAGCTGCTGCAGCTGCTCGGCGGCTACGCGTCCGCCCCCGAGGCGCCCGGCATCGTCATGGTCACGCACCACGTGGAGGAGATCCCGCGCGGGTTCACGCATGGGCTGCTCCTGCGCGACGGCGCCGTCGTCGCGGCCGGACCGCTCGCGGACGTCATCACCGCCGACAACCTGGGCCGCACCTTCCGCCTGGAGCTCGAGGTCACGCAGGACGACGGCCGCTTCACGGCCCGCGCCGTCCGCCGCTGA
- the glgA gene encoding glycogen synthase has protein sequence MRADVITKEYPPEVYGGAGVHVTELVKAMRQRTEVVVRAFGAPRDEPGVFSYPVPSELAGANATLQTMAVDLAIASDVAGADVVHSHTWYANHAGHVASMLHGIPHVVTAHSLEPLRPWKAEQLGGGYRVSSWIERTAYEAADAVIAVSDGMKRDILRSYPALDDARVHTVYNGIDLEAWAPVHDDELVRSLGIDPSRPSVVFVGRITRQKGLPYLLRAAALLPADVQMVLCAGAPDTPQIMEEVTALVRGLQEERSGVVWIDRLLPRRELSAVLTAGTVFVCPSVYEPLGIVNLEAMACGAPVVGTATGGIPEVVDDGVTGRLVPIDQATDGTGTPTDPERFVRDLAAALIEVVADPDAARRMGEAGRARAEREFGWDRIARQTEAIYASILR, from the coding sequence ATGCGAGCAGACGTGATCACCAAGGAGTATCCGCCCGAGGTCTACGGGGGTGCCGGGGTGCACGTCACGGAGCTCGTGAAGGCGATGCGGCAGCGGACCGAGGTCGTGGTCCGGGCGTTCGGGGCGCCGCGCGACGAGCCCGGCGTCTTCTCCTACCCCGTGCCGTCGGAGCTCGCGGGCGCCAACGCGACCCTGCAGACCATGGCCGTCGACCTCGCCATCGCGAGCGACGTCGCCGGCGCCGACGTGGTGCACTCCCACACCTGGTACGCGAACCACGCGGGCCACGTCGCGTCGATGCTGCACGGCATCCCGCACGTCGTCACGGCCCACAGCCTCGAGCCGCTTCGTCCGTGGAAGGCCGAGCAGCTGGGCGGCGGCTACCGCGTCTCCAGCTGGATCGAGCGCACGGCGTACGAGGCGGCCGACGCCGTCATCGCCGTGAGCGACGGCATGAAGCGCGACATCCTCCGCTCGTACCCCGCGCTCGACGATGCGCGCGTGCACACCGTCTACAACGGCATCGACCTCGAGGCCTGGGCGCCCGTGCACGACGACGAGCTCGTGCGCTCCCTCGGCATCGACCCGTCGCGGCCGTCGGTCGTGTTCGTCGGCCGCATCACCCGCCAGAAGGGCCTGCCGTACCTGCTGCGCGCGGCCGCGCTCCTGCCCGCCGACGTGCAGATGGTGCTGTGCGCCGGCGCGCCCGACACCCCGCAGATCATGGAGGAGGTGACGGCCCTCGTCCGCGGCCTCCAGGAGGAGCGCTCGGGCGTCGTCTGGATCGACCGCCTGCTGCCGCGCCGCGAGCTCTCCGCCGTGCTCACCGCCGGCACGGTCTTCGTCTGCCCGTCGGTCTACGAGCCGCTCGGCATCGTGAACCTCGAGGCGATGGCGTGCGGCGCGCCCGTCGTCGGCACCGCCACGGGCGGGATCCCCGAGGTCGTCGACGACGGCGTCACCGGCCGGCTCGTCCCCATCGACCAGGCCACCGACGGCACGGGAACGCCCACCGACCCCGAGCGCTTCGTCCGCGACCTCGCCGCCGCGCTCATCGAGGTCGTCGCGGATCCCGACGCCGCCCGCCGCATGGGCGAGGCCGGCCGGGCGCGCGCCGAGCGCGAGTTCGGCTGGGACCGGATCGCCCGGCAGACCGAGGCGATCTACGCGTCGATCCTCCGCTGA
- a CDS encoding glucose-1-phosphate adenylyltransferase gives MASKKIFGIVLAGGEGKRLMPLTADRAKPAVPFGGQYRLIDFALSNLINSGLTQIVVLTQYKSHSLDRHVSQTWRLNQMLNSYIASVPAQQRLGKRWFSGSADAILQSLNLINDEKPDIVVVVGADHVYRMDFSQMIDAHIASGHGATVAAIRQPIELADQFGVIDVDPANPYAIRAFLEKPKDPQGLDDSPGEVLASMGNYVFDTDQLIDAVRRDGENPESAHDMGGDIVPWFVEQGNAGVYDLNRNEVPGANDRDRYYWRDVGTIESFFDAHQDLISALPVFNLYNKDWPIFSQQLNSPPAKFVRDAQGNTGTMIDSITSLGGVISGAHVERSVLGPWVIAESQARIVDSIVFDKVHIGAGAVISRAILDKDVEVEPGATVGVDHDRDRARGFTVTDGGITVVGKGVRVTP, from the coding sequence ATGGCATCGAAGAAGATCTTTGGAATCGTGCTCGCCGGCGGCGAGGGCAAGAGGCTCATGCCGCTCACCGCGGACCGCGCCAAGCCCGCCGTCCCGTTCGGCGGCCAGTACCGGCTCATCGACTTCGCGCTCTCCAACCTCATCAACTCGGGGCTGACGCAGATCGTCGTGCTGACGCAGTACAAGTCGCACTCGCTCGACCGCCACGTGTCGCAGACCTGGCGCCTCAACCAGATGCTCAACTCCTACATCGCCTCGGTCCCCGCCCAGCAGCGCCTCGGCAAGCGCTGGTTCAGCGGCTCGGCCGACGCCATCCTGCAGAGCCTCAACCTCATCAACGACGAGAAGCCCGACATCGTCGTCGTGGTGGGCGCGGACCACGTGTACCGCATGGACTTCAGCCAGATGATCGACGCGCACATCGCGTCGGGCCACGGCGCGACGGTCGCCGCCATCCGCCAGCCCATCGAGCTGGCCGACCAGTTCGGCGTGATCGACGTGGACCCGGCGAACCCCTACGCGATCCGCGCGTTCCTCGAGAAGCCGAAGGACCCGCAGGGCCTCGACGACTCCCCCGGCGAGGTGCTCGCCTCCATGGGCAACTACGTCTTCGACACCGACCAGCTCATCGACGCGGTGCGCCGCGACGGCGAGAACCCCGAGTCCGCGCACGACATGGGCGGCGACATCGTCCCGTGGTTCGTGGAGCAGGGGAACGCGGGCGTCTACGACCTCAACCGCAACGAGGTCCCCGGCGCCAACGACCGCGACCGCTACTACTGGCGCGACGTCGGCACGATCGAGTCGTTCTTCGACGCGCACCAGGACCTCATCTCGGCGCTGCCGGTGTTCAACCTCTACAACAAGGACTGGCCGATCTTCAGCCAGCAGCTCAACAGCCCGCCGGCGAAGTTCGTCCGCGACGCCCAGGGCAACACGGGCACGATGATCGACTCCATCACCTCGCTGGGCGGCGTCATCAGCGGCGCCCACGTGGAGCGCAGCGTCCTCGGACCGTGGGTCATCGCCGAGTCGCAGGCGCGCATCGTCGACTCCATCGTGTTCGACAAGGTGCACATCGGGGCCGGCGCGGTCATCAGCCGCGCCATCCTCGACAAGGACGTCGAGGTCGAGCCCGGCGCCACCGTCGGCGTGGACCACGACCGCGACCGCGCGCGCGGCTTCACGGTCACCGACGGCGGGATCACCGTCGTGGGCAAGGGCGTGCGCGTCACCCCGTGA